Proteins found in one Sporosarcina jeotgali genomic segment:
- a CDS encoding S1C family serine protease, producing MDDYNRDREEDQQRPTDPQQEQTPAESYDTPPSEPAYRTRTAAPPPPPPKPPKHRGGFLPALFGAIIGGLLVWLLMFATGGSDDNDNKTTGIVKDSGNSKQVSVDIDSDLTGVVEKSTDAVVGITNLQRGQDFWSQSDTPQAIGTGSGVLYKKENGKAYIVTNHHVVEDAEELEVTLDDGTKMQGKLIGSDVWTDLAVVEIDDKDITSTMEFGDSDALKRGETVIAIGNPLGLGFSGSVTVGVVSGKDRSIPIDINQDGSVDWQADVLQTDAAINPGNSGGALINMAGQLIGINSMKITEETVEGIGLAIPINLALPVIEQLEQTGEVNRPTMGVSLLDLRDIPVQQQSVLKLPEDVKNGVVVTEVFRNTPAQTAGVQKYDTIVEMDGEPIEDMVTLRKHLYNEKKVGDSMTMKVYREGKPVTIDMVLKDGNSF from the coding sequence ATGGACGACTACAACCGGGATCGGGAAGAGGATCAGCAGCGGCCAACGGATCCACAGCAGGAACAGACGCCTGCAGAAAGTTACGACACTCCGCCAAGTGAGCCCGCTTACAGAACACGAACAGCTGCACCGCCGCCGCCTCCCCCAAAACCGCCGAAACACCGAGGCGGGTTTTTACCAGCATTATTTGGAGCAATAATTGGAGGCCTCTTAGTCTGGCTGCTTATGTTTGCCACAGGCGGATCTGACGACAATGATAACAAGACAACGGGGATCGTAAAGGATTCTGGAAATTCTAAACAAGTGAGCGTCGACATTGATAGTGATTTGACAGGAGTCGTTGAAAAATCGACTGACGCAGTTGTGGGTATTACGAATTTACAACGTGGACAGGACTTCTGGTCACAATCGGATACTCCGCAAGCGATAGGAACAGGTTCAGGTGTCCTTTACAAGAAAGAAAACGGGAAAGCGTATATTGTTACGAATCATCACGTAGTGGAAGATGCAGAAGAACTCGAAGTCACACTTGATGACGGTACGAAGATGCAAGGAAAATTAATCGGAAGCGACGTTTGGACAGATCTTGCCGTTGTCGAAATCGATGACAAAGACATAACATCCACTATGGAGTTTGGAGATTCAGATGCGCTGAAACGCGGTGAAACCGTCATTGCCATCGGGAACCCGCTAGGTCTTGGCTTCTCTGGTTCTGTTACAGTCGGTGTCGTATCGGGTAAAGACCGCTCGATTCCAATTGATATTAACCAAGACGGCAGTGTAGACTGGCAAGCGGACGTTCTGCAAACGGATGCTGCCATTAACCCTGGAAACTCAGGAGGAGCGCTTATCAATATGGCGGGCCAGCTGATTGGAATCAACTCCATGAAAATTACAGAGGAAACTGTAGAGGGAATTGGTCTTGCCATTCCTATTAACTTAGCCTTGCCAGTTATTGAACAGCTTGAACAGACAGGTGAAGTGAACCGTCCGACAATGGGCGTCTCACTACTCGATTTACGAGATATACCTGTTCAACAGCAGAGCGTACTGAAATTACCAGAAGACGTTAAAAATGGCGTAGTAGTTACAGAGGTCTTCCGGAATACGCCAGCACAAACCGCAGGTGTCCAAAAATATGATACAATTGTAGAAATGGATGGAGAGCCGATAGAAGACATGGTGACGTTGCGCAAACACTTGTACAACGAAAAGAAAGTCGGCGATAGTATGACGATGAAAGTCTATCGTGAAGGAAAACCTGTCACAATTGACATGGTTCTGAAAGATGGCAACTCATTCTAA
- a CDS encoding MBL fold metallo-hydrolase, whose product MRFSILASGSTGNSVYIENDLGAYLVDAGLTAKRVEAQLAKIGRSMKNVNAIFVTHEHSDHIKGVGVLARKHGIPIYANQKTWQAMDGLVGDIALEQRFQFDMETVHAFGSISIESFAVSHDSVDPMFYVFHEGDRKLAIITDTGYVSDRMKGIIKSADSFVFESNHDVGMLQMGRYPWSVKRRILSDVGHVSNEDAAIAMSDVIEQKETQIYLSHLSRDNNMKDLARMSVEQTLQTCGIVAGEFVHLHDTDAEEPTELITV is encoded by the coding sequence ATGCGATTCAGCATACTGGCCAGTGGAAGCACTGGTAATTCAGTTTATATAGAAAATGATTTGGGGGCCTATCTAGTAGATGCAGGCTTAACGGCGAAACGAGTCGAAGCACAGCTTGCAAAAATCGGTCGTTCAATGAAAAACGTCAACGCCATTTTCGTTACGCATGAGCATAGCGATCATATTAAAGGTGTCGGTGTTTTAGCAAGAAAGCATGGAATACCAATTTACGCGAACCAGAAAACATGGCAAGCGATGGATGGTCTAGTGGGTGACATCGCACTTGAACAGCGGTTTCAGTTCGACATGGAAACAGTCCACGCCTTCGGTTCAATTTCGATTGAATCGTTCGCCGTTTCACATGACTCCGTGGACCCGATGTTCTACGTGTTTCATGAGGGTGATCGTAAACTCGCGATCATTACAGACACTGGATACGTCAGTGACCGCATGAAAGGTATTATAAAAAGTGCGGACTCTTTCGTGTTTGAATCCAACCACGATGTCGGCATGCTCCAAATGGGCCGTTATCCATGGAGTGTTAAGCGACGTATATTGAGTGATGTTGGTCACGTATCAAACGAAGATGCAGCGATTGCAATGAGTGACGTTATTGAGCAAAAAGAGACACAGATTTATTTGTCTCACTTAAGCCGCGACAATAATATGAAAGACCTGGCACGTATGAGCGTTGAGCAGACACTGCAAACGTGCGGCATTGTCGCTGGAGAGTTCGTGCATTTGCATGATACAGATGCAGAAGAACCCACTGAATTAATCACAGTTTAA
- a CDS encoding two-component system regulatory protein YycI, protein MDWSKTKTIFIIVFSILNVLLYSMYLNRNATIENLEVAGKTSMEDVLKSENITYKLPPFVDKKASFVSADIVDFNKESLKDLKGQKTSIMSDNSLKSVLTDKVTLEEAEKDDFKSFLSQYVLNGTEYVLWEVSEEKNKAFFFQQFEGRPIYYSPSAMLVVSWDIDENIQSYEQRMLKDFANFNEKDLLSPLEIIGSLASRGLLKQKSEVTNVKMGYSTLVRLTETQVFAPTWDVQVKLENGDKEHHFLSANEGKVIEFQLDENQQEDEEQSE, encoded by the coding sequence TTGGATTGGAGTAAAACTAAAACAATCTTCATCATCGTGTTTTCAATACTGAACGTCCTGTTGTATTCCATGTATTTGAATCGGAATGCTACAATTGAAAACCTGGAAGTTGCGGGAAAGACTTCGATGGAAGATGTCTTGAAGTCAGAAAACATCACATACAAGCTGCCTCCATTTGTAGATAAAAAAGCATCATTTGTTTCTGCAGACATCGTCGACTTTAACAAAGAATCACTGAAAGATTTGAAGGGCCAGAAGACTTCAATCATGAGTGATAACTCATTAAAGTCAGTACTCACCGATAAAGTTACACTGGAAGAAGCGGAGAAAGATGACTTTAAATCATTCCTCTCTCAATATGTGTTGAACGGAACGGAATACGTTCTGTGGGAAGTATCGGAAGAAAAAAATAAAGCATTCTTCTTCCAGCAATTCGAGGGCCGTCCGATCTATTACAGTCCTAGTGCTATGCTTGTAGTGTCATGGGATATAGATGAAAATATTCAATCCTACGAACAGCGGATGTTGAAGGACTTTGCGAATTTCAATGAGAAGGATCTGCTGTCTCCGCTAGAGATTATTGGATCACTCGCCTCCCGCGGTCTTCTAAAACAGAAGTCGGAAGTGACGAATGTTAAAATGGGGTATTCCACGCTTGTACGGTTAACGGAAACTCAAGTGTTTGCTCCAACGTGGGATGTTCAAGTAAAATTAGAGAATGGGGATAAAGAGCACCATTTCCTCAGTGCGAACGAAGGTAAAGTAATCGAGTTCCAACTTGATGAGAACCAGCAAGAAGACGAAGAGCAATCCGAATAA
- a CDS encoding YycH family regulatory protein, which translates to MRHIETIKSVVLLLLVLLSITFTFSIWSYAPKFDSIDPDQSVDGSITSVHNKKPISDIVLPYKWVFKFNNDELFGTTDTTVIQPVLEEMMRWKVFGLTSVNQELTPEELHSLLTKGNQCSLYYSGEVPVSVYEDVLEIEDKNIPEILFNRLIVNWNPEDSLPEVHFISTVSMTHYKAKVKMEDTQRFQKSIIDKGKRLSQYKEVQVNETRTIAVSSEPITAIHSTYIEEEINPSLFKDALFNDPNAVRKNSLGTNTEEYGDDHALMNVNTKTKVLNFAYPPESLELAIPSELMTATIDFVNDHSGWTDDYRYSYMNPVSRYIKFQLHDNGLPVFSDVPDGAEITEKLGENRVYKYIRPYFTLNSPIKTYEVTLPPATEVARQLQASEDLDFTAIEEIKPGYLLIHDTDVGVLKFEPHWFYYVKGNWEMYEQELNRKGGGLLGLE; encoded by the coding sequence GTGAGGCATATAGAGACAATCAAATCTGTCGTCCTGTTGCTGCTCGTTCTTCTCAGCATTACGTTTACATTTTCAATATGGTCGTACGCACCAAAGTTCGATTCAATTGACCCGGATCAGTCAGTTGATGGATCGATCACAAGCGTCCACAATAAGAAACCAATATCCGATATTGTACTTCCTTACAAATGGGTCTTTAAATTTAACAACGACGAACTATTTGGTACGACAGACACGACTGTAATTCAACCGGTTCTTGAAGAAATGATGCGCTGGAAAGTGTTCGGCCTTACTTCGGTGAATCAGGAGCTGACCCCTGAAGAACTGCATAGTTTACTCACAAAAGGAAATCAGTGTAGTCTCTATTATTCGGGAGAAGTACCCGTTTCCGTTTATGAGGATGTATTAGAAATTGAGGACAAAAACATTCCGGAGATTCTGTTTAATCGACTTATCGTTAATTGGAACCCTGAAGACAGTTTACCGGAAGTCCACTTTATCAGTACCGTCAGTATGACGCATTATAAAGCTAAAGTGAAAATGGAAGACACCCAGCGCTTCCAAAAATCGATTATCGATAAAGGCAAAAGGTTATCTCAGTACAAAGAAGTTCAAGTGAATGAAACTAGGACAATAGCAGTTTCGAGTGAACCTATCACAGCAATCCACTCAACTTATATTGAAGAAGAGATTAACCCTTCCTTGTTTAAAGATGCATTATTTAATGACCCAAATGCAGTTCGAAAGAATTCGTTGGGAACTAATACGGAAGAATATGGGGACGATCATGCGCTGATGAATGTAAATACAAAAACGAAAGTGCTGAACTTCGCGTATCCTCCTGAAAGTCTGGAACTAGCGATTCCATCTGAATTGATGACGGCAACTATCGATTTTGTAAATGATCACAGCGGCTGGACAGATGATTACCGCTACTCTTACATGAACCCAGTTTCACGGTATATTAAGTTTCAGCTCCACGACAATGGGCTCCCGGTCTTTAGTGATGTTCCGGATGGTGCAGAGATTACCGAAAAACTTGGAGAGAATCGAGTATACAAATATATCCGACCCTATTTCACTCTGAACTCGCCTATCAAAACCTATGAGGTAACGCTTCCTCCAGCAACAGAGGTTGCACGTCAGCTACAAGCATCGGAAGATCTCGACTTCACAGCAATTGAGGAAATAAAACCAGGCTATTTACTCATTCATGACACCGATGTAGGTGTATTGAAGTTCGAACCGCATTGGTTCTATTACGTCAAAGGCAATTGGGAAATGTATGAGCAAGAGTTAAATCGGAAGGGAGGCGGCCTTCTTGGATTGGAGTAA
- the walK gene encoding cell wall metabolism sensor histidine kinase WalK: MRKVGIFNSIHVKFVLIYVMLILLALQIIGLYFSQQLEQTLKTNFSNSIKDRINLVEFSVREEMLKERPSDDPSLESSLRTVLSGFSSDDINEVRVIDAKYRILASSVSDHQKMLVGQKTMDDIVKRAIVSESPQSVIYFNEKTKSRVQKSTHPIMNGSEVIGALYVESNIEKVFMQIDQINRILAGAAAVSLTITIIIGIFIAQTFTRPISDMRRQAQAMAKGNYSRKVRVYGNDEMGQLAIAFNHLTNQLLESQSTTEAERRKLASVLENMTDGVISTDRKGRVSLINDSALGMLRMTSDLVLNRPINNILGIEKEYSFEDLIEMRESIPLDFSTEDEPSILRATFSVTQRETGFVNGLIIVLHDNTEQEKIEMERREFVSNVSHELRTPLTTMRSYLEALAEGAWRNEDIAPAFLNVTQTETERMIRLVNDLLKLSRMDSNEYELNTEWVDFNTFFNSIIDRFEFSKSQEVSFRRIVPPVDLFVEIDTDKLTQVIDNIISNALKYSPDGGIVRFNVAVLDGSIRVSISDEGLGIPAANVNRIFDRFFRADKARSRAMGGTGLGLAIAKEMINAHGGKIWAHSVEGEGTTIFFTLPYEQHDDGEWDR, translated from the coding sequence ATGAGAAAAGTAGGGATTTTCAATTCCATTCATGTTAAGTTCGTGTTGATATACGTTATGCTGATACTCCTTGCGCTGCAGATTATTGGTCTGTATTTTTCACAGCAGCTGGAACAAACCTTAAAAACCAACTTCTCAAACTCGATTAAAGACCGTATTAATCTTGTTGAATTTAGTGTGCGAGAGGAAATGCTGAAAGAACGACCCTCAGACGATCCGTCACTCGAATCGAGTTTGCGGACCGTCCTTTCGGGTTTTAGTTCGGATGATATTAATGAAGTGAGGGTAATCGATGCAAAGTATCGTATTTTAGCCTCATCTGTATCGGACCATCAGAAAATGTTGGTTGGTCAAAAGACTATGGACGACATTGTCAAGCGCGCAATCGTATCTGAAAGTCCTCAAAGTGTCATTTACTTCAACGAAAAAACAAAGAGCAGGGTGCAAAAGAGTACGCATCCCATTATGAATGGCAGTGAAGTCATCGGTGCACTATATGTAGAGTCCAATATTGAAAAAGTCTTTATGCAGATTGATCAAATCAATCGCATTCTTGCAGGGGCAGCCGCGGTCTCATTAACCATTACAATCATCATCGGTATCTTCATTGCACAAACCTTTACCCGGCCAATTTCGGATATGCGCAGACAAGCCCAGGCGATGGCAAAGGGTAATTATTCAAGAAAAGTGCGCGTCTACGGAAATGATGAAATGGGTCAGCTCGCGATTGCATTTAACCATTTGACTAACCAATTATTAGAATCACAATCTACCACTGAAGCAGAAAGACGAAAGCTGGCTTCTGTCCTTGAAAATATGACAGACGGTGTTATTTCAACGGATCGAAAAGGACGTGTAAGTCTCATCAACGACTCGGCCCTCGGTATGCTTAGAATGACAAGCGATCTCGTATTGAACCGGCCGATTAATAACATTCTAGGAATTGAAAAAGAATATTCCTTTGAAGATTTGATAGAGATGCGTGAATCGATTCCACTGGACTTCAGTACGGAAGATGAACCGTCTATTTTACGGGCAACTTTTTCTGTAACGCAGCGTGAAACAGGATTTGTAAATGGATTGATCATTGTTCTGCACGATAACACGGAGCAAGAAAAAATCGAAATGGAGCGTCGTGAATTTGTGTCTAACGTTTCACACGAACTGCGAACACCGCTTACAACGATGCGCAGTTACTTGGAAGCACTTGCAGAAGGTGCTTGGAGAAATGAAGATATCGCACCTGCATTCTTGAATGTGACACAAACGGAGACGGAACGAATGATACGTCTTGTAAATGACTTACTGAAGCTTTCAAGAATGGACAGCAACGAATATGAACTCAATACAGAGTGGGTGGATTTTAATACATTCTTCAATTCCATCATAGATCGCTTTGAGTTCTCTAAGTCACAAGAAGTGAGTTTCAGGAGAATTGTGCCGCCTGTCGATTTGTTTGTTGAAATCGACACAGATAAATTGACGCAAGTAATTGACAACATTATTTCAAATGCGCTGAAGTATTCTCCTGACGGCGGAATTGTTCGTTTCAATGTAGCGGTATTGGATGGCTCGATCCGAGTGAGTATTTCAGATGAAGGTCTTGGCATACCGGCAGCTAACGTGAACCGGATCTTTGATCGCTTCTTCCGCGCAGACAAAGCCCGTTCTCGTGCAATGGGCGGAACCGGTCTGGGTCTCGCAATTGCGAAAGAAATGATTAATGCACATGGCGGGAAAATTTGGGCACATAGTGTTGAAGGAGAAGGAACAACAATCTTCTTCACATTGCCTTACGAACAACATGATGATGGGGAGTGGGATAGGTGA
- the yycF gene encoding response regulator YycF encodes MQNKTILVVDDEKPIADILEFNLKKEGFTVYTAYDGDEALAKVEEVQPDIMLLDIMLPKQDGMEVCREVRKKYDFPIIMLTAKDSEIDKVLGLELGADDYVTKPFGTRELIARVKANLRRHQKTSADEAEEATNDITVGALIIQPDAYLAQKRGETIELTHREFELLHYLSNHIGQVMTREHLLQTVWGYDYFGDVRTVDVTIRRLREKIEDTPSHPTWIVTRRGVGYYLRDPEQE; translated from the coding sequence ATGCAAAACAAAACGATACTCGTTGTAGATGACGAGAAACCCATTGCGGATATATTGGAATTTAATTTAAAAAAGGAAGGTTTCACTGTTTACACAGCTTATGATGGAGACGAAGCTCTGGCAAAAGTAGAAGAGGTTCAGCCAGATATTATGCTGCTCGATATTATGCTTCCAAAACAGGATGGTATGGAGGTATGTCGTGAAGTACGCAAGAAGTATGATTTCCCCATTATCATGTTGACAGCCAAAGACTCGGAAATTGATAAGGTATTAGGTTTGGAGTTAGGTGCAGATGATTATGTGACGAAGCCATTCGGAACGCGGGAGCTTATTGCCCGAGTGAAAGCAAACTTGCGCCGTCATCAAAAAACTTCAGCGGATGAAGCAGAAGAAGCAACAAATGATATCACTGTCGGTGCACTTATTATCCAGCCAGATGCGTATCTTGCCCAAAAGCGCGGAGAAACGATTGAACTCACTCATCGTGAATTTGAACTGCTGCATTACTTATCCAATCATATTGGACAAGTCATGACACGGGAGCACTTGCTGCAAACGGTATGGGGCTATGATTACTTCGGTGATGTTCGAACTGTGGATGTTACGATTCGAAGACTTCGTGAGAAGATTGAAGATACACCAAGCCATCCTACATGGATAGTAACACGCCGCGGTGTTGGCTACTACTTGCGAGACCCGGAACAGGAGTAA
- a CDS encoding adenylosuccinate synthase encodes MPSVVVVGTQWGDEGKGKITDFLSENAEVIARYQGGNNAGHTIIFGGETYKLHLVPSGIFYKEKTSVIGNGMVVDPKALVSELKGLQDRGVNTDNLRISNRAHVILPYHLKQDLVEEESRGENKIGTTGKGIGPAYMDKAARIGIRIADLLDKEVFETKLRMNLKEKNRLFEKMYDTEGFKIEDILEEYYGYGQELAKYVTDTSKVLNDALDQARRVLFEGAQGVMLDIDQGTYPFVTSSNPVAGGVTIGSGVGPTKIDHVVGVCKAYTSRVGDGPFPTELFDEIGDQIRIVGKEFGTTTGRPRRIGWFDSVVIRHARRVSGLTDLSVNSIDVLTGLDTVKICTAYEYKGETITEYPANLRMLAECTPIYEELPGWTEDITKCKSLDELPANARHYLERVSQLTDVTISIFSVGPDRTQTNVVKSVWRA; translated from the coding sequence ATGCCATCAGTAGTAGTTGTTGGAACACAGTGGGGAGACGAAGGGAAAGGAAAGATTACAGATTTCCTTTCAGAAAATGCAGAAGTAATCGCACGATACCAAGGCGGAAATAACGCGGGTCATACGATTATTTTCGGCGGGGAAACATATAAACTTCACCTCGTGCCATCCGGCATTTTTTATAAAGAGAAGACGTCTGTTATCGGAAACGGCATGGTTGTCGATCCTAAAGCACTCGTCAGTGAATTGAAAGGCCTTCAAGACCGAGGCGTCAATACAGATAACTTACGTATTTCAAATCGTGCTCATGTCATCTTACCTTACCACTTGAAGCAAGACCTTGTGGAAGAAGAGAGCCGCGGGGAAAATAAGATCGGTACAACAGGCAAGGGTATTGGACCAGCATACATGGACAAGGCTGCCCGAATCGGTATCCGTATTGCAGACTTGCTGGACAAAGAAGTATTTGAAACGAAGCTGCGCATGAACTTGAAAGAAAAGAATCGTCTGTTTGAAAAGATGTATGATACAGAAGGATTCAAAATTGAAGACATTTTAGAAGAGTACTACGGTTACGGTCAGGAACTTGCGAAGTACGTAACAGATACTTCTAAAGTGTTAAATGATGCACTTGATCAAGCACGCCGTGTCCTATTTGAAGGTGCACAAGGTGTTATGCTCGACATCGACCAGGGAACCTATCCATTTGTTACATCATCCAACCCAGTTGCAGGCGGTGTTACAATCGGTTCAGGTGTTGGCCCGACAAAAATCGATCACGTTGTAGGTGTATGTAAAGCCTATACATCTCGCGTAGGCGACGGTCCTTTCCCAACGGAACTATTTGATGAGATTGGCGATCAGATTCGTATCGTAGGTAAAGAGTTCGGAACAACGACAGGCCGTCCGCGCCGAATCGGCTGGTTTGACAGTGTTGTCATTCGTCACGCACGCCGTGTCAGCGGTTTAACAGATCTGTCTGTTAACTCAATTGATGTATTAACAGGGTTGGACACAGTTAAGATTTGTACTGCTTATGAATATAAAGGTGAAACCATTACAGAGTATCCTGCAAACTTACGTATGCTTGCTGAATGTACACCGATTTATGAAGAACTGCCCGGCTGGACGGAAGACATTACTAAGTGTAAGTCACTTGATGAACTTCCTGCGAATGCGCGTCACTATTTAGAGCGTGTTTCACAGCTAACAGACGTTACAATTTCGATCTTCTCAGTAGGACCGGATCGTACACAAACAAACGTTGTAAAAAGCGTTTGGCGTGCATAA
- the dnaB gene encoding replicative DNA helicase, with translation MDQMIDRIPPHNNEAEQSVIGAIFLDPQALITAAEVLIPEDFYRTAHHKIFLTMIGLSDKGQAIDVVTVTEELSAKKELEDVGGISYLTEIANSVPTAANIEHYARIVEEKSLLRRLISVASTIMEDGYTREDEVEALLSEAEKKMMEVANRKNAGDFRHIKDVLVDTYDNIEVLHTRRGDVTGVPTGFTDLDKITAGFQPNDLIIVAARPSVGKTAFALNVAQNVATKTDENVAIFSLEMGAEQLVMRMLCAEGNIDASVLRTGNLEAEDWRKLTMAMGSLSNAGIFIDDSPGIRINEIRSKCRRLQQEHGLGMIMIDYLQLIMGSGRSGENRQQEVSEISRSLKALARELKIPVIALSQLSRGVEQRQDKRPMMSDLRESGSIEQDADIVSFLYREDYYDKETENQNMIEIIIAKQRNGPTGTVTLAFAKEYNKFLNIDWSQHESFGA, from the coding sequence ATGGATCAAATGATAGATCGTATCCCCCCTCATAATAACGAAGCCGAGCAGTCCGTCATCGGTGCAATTTTCTTGGATCCTCAAGCGCTAATAACAGCGGCGGAGGTTTTGATCCCTGAGGATTTCTACCGTACTGCACATCATAAGATTTTCTTAACTATGATCGGCCTGAGTGATAAGGGGCAGGCGATCGATGTGGTCACTGTCACGGAAGAACTGTCTGCGAAAAAGGAATTGGAAGACGTTGGCGGGATCTCTTATTTAACAGAAATAGCAAACTCCGTACCAACTGCAGCGAACATTGAACACTATGCCCGCATCGTGGAAGAGAAGTCGCTGCTTAGACGTCTAATTTCGGTTGCTTCAACAATTATGGAAGACGGTTATACACGGGAAGACGAAGTGGAAGCACTTCTATCAGAAGCTGAAAAGAAAATGATGGAAGTTGCGAACCGTAAAAATGCCGGAGACTTCCGTCATATTAAAGATGTACTGGTGGATACGTATGACAACATAGAAGTTTTGCATACGCGCAGGGGAGACGTTACAGGCGTTCCAACAGGTTTCACCGATCTAGATAAGATAACTGCTGGTTTCCAACCCAATGACTTAATCATTGTGGCAGCACGGCCTTCCGTTGGTAAGACCGCATTTGCCTTGAACGTTGCCCAGAACGTTGCTACTAAGACAGATGAAAACGTTGCAATCTTTAGTCTGGAGATGGGTGCTGAACAGCTCGTCATGCGTATGCTATGTGCAGAAGGTAATATTGATGCATCTGTACTGCGAACGGGTAATCTCGAGGCTGAGGATTGGCGCAAGTTGACGATGGCAATGGGAAGTCTATCCAATGCCGGAATCTTCATCGATGATTCTCCAGGTATTCGTATTAATGAGATCAGGTCAAAGTGCCGTCGTTTGCAACAAGAGCACGGGCTGGGAATGATTATGATCGATTACTTGCAACTTATTATGGGGAGCGGCAGATCGGGTGAGAACCGACAGCAAGAAGTATCGGAAATTTCCCGTTCATTAAAAGCACTCGCTCGTGAACTTAAAATCCCAGTAATCGCCTTGTCACAGCTGTCCCGTGGAGTTGAGCAGCGTCAAGACAAACGGCCAATGATGTCTGACTTACGAGAGTCTGGAAGTATTGAGCAAGATGCGGATATCGTTTCGTTCTTGTATCGTGAAGATTACTATGACAAAGAAACTGAAAACCAGAATATGATTGAGATTATCATTGCTAAGCAGCGTAACGGTCCAACTGGAACGGTGACGTTAGCCTTTGCTAAGGAATACAATAAGTTCTTGAACATCGATTGGTCACAACATGAGTCCTTTGGTGCTTAA
- the rplI gene encoding 50S ribosomal protein L9 produces the protein MKVIFLQDVKGKGKKGDVKEVSVGYAQNFLLKNNVAVEATPAALSKLEGQKNRQAKDAAGELDDAKKLKAHIEELTVELTAKSGEDGRLFGSVTSKQIASALEKQHGIKLDKRKMDLPDAIRALGYTNVPVKLHHEVNAVLKVHVTEE, from the coding sequence ATGAAAGTTATTTTTCTGCAGGATGTAAAAGGCAAAGGTAAAAAAGGTGATGTGAAAGAGGTTTCTGTAGGGTATGCTCAAAACTTCTTATTAAAGAATAATGTGGCTGTTGAAGCAACACCAGCAGCTCTCAGCAAGTTAGAAGGACAAAAGAATCGTCAGGCAAAAGATGCTGCTGGAGAATTGGATGATGCAAAAAAACTAAAAGCACACATCGAAGAGCTGACAGTTGAATTGACAGCGAAGTCTGGTGAAGACGGCCGATTATTTGGATCAGTCACTTCAAAACAAATTGCGTCAGCTTTAGAAAAGCAGCACGGTATTAAACTGGATAAACGTAAGATGGACCTGCCTGATGCAATTCGTGCGCTTGGATATACGAATGTCCCTGTGAAGCTGCATCACGAGGTCAATGCGGTATTGAAAGTCCACGTAACTGAAGAATGA